A single region of the Duganella sp. BuS-21 genome encodes:
- a CDS encoding DUF2791 family P-loop domain-containing protein, which yields MDSWFFSLEQDVLADGSVDASDSAELMTRTDTLMEAQLTNISKTAPAFSAVLRTYRRALAEGDNMLAEGLISWLAGQPNIAASVKRAASIKGELDHFGAANFLIGLLTILRDSGFPGLYLVPFSHSRVKKTPSPPEQKKKHPARVMPLS from the coding sequence ATCGATAGCTGGTTTTTCTCGTTGGAACAAGACGTGCTCGCGGATGGATCTGTCGATGCAAGCGACTCAGCCGAATTGATGACACGCACCGACACATTGATGGAAGCGCAACTGACAAACATCAGCAAGACAGCACCCGCGTTTTCAGCGGTTCTGCGAACCTATCGCAGGGCGCTGGCCGAGGGTGACAATATGCTCGCCGAAGGATTGATCAGCTGGCTTGCCGGCCAACCGAATATTGCGGCAAGCGTAAAGCGCGCGGCCAGCATCAAAGGAGAGCTTGATCATTTCGGCGCCGCCAATTTTCTAATCGGCTTGCTGACGATCCTGCGCGACAGCGGCTTTCCAGGCCTCTACTTGGTGCCGTTTTCTCATAGTAGAGTTAAGAAAACACCGTCTCCGCCAGAACAAAAGAAAAAGCATCCCGCAAGGGTAATGCCGTTAAGTTAA
- a CDS encoding Fe2+-dependent dioxygenase — translation MMLHIPGVLSPAQLALIRQRLDQADWVDGRATVGSQGAQVKQNRQLPESSALSRELGQIVLDALAASPLFFSAALPLRTCPPLFNSYAGGEHYGNHIDGAMRRTADKQWMRTDVSSTLFLCEPEEYDGGELIIDDAYGVHEVKLPAGDLILYPSTSVHRVEPVTRGVRVCSFFWTQSMVRDDGRRAMLLELDRNIQALRTRLGDSEEMVGLTGHYHNLLRQWSEV, via the coding sequence ATGATGCTGCATATTCCCGGAGTCCTTTCCCCTGCCCAGCTTGCCCTGATCCGCCAACGCCTCGACCAAGCCGACTGGGTCGACGGCCGCGCCACCGTTGGATCGCAAGGCGCGCAGGTCAAGCAAAACCGCCAGTTGCCGGAATCGTCGGCGCTGTCGCGCGAGCTGGGCCAGATCGTGCTCGACGCCCTCGCCGCCAGCCCGCTGTTCTTTTCGGCGGCGCTGCCGCTGCGCACTTGCCCGCCGCTGTTCAACAGCTACGCCGGCGGCGAGCACTACGGCAACCACATCGACGGCGCCATGCGCCGCACCGCCGACAAGCAGTGGATGCGCACCGACGTTTCCTCCACCTTGTTCCTGTGCGAGCCGGAAGAGTACGATGGCGGCGAGTTGATCATCGACGACGCCTACGGCGTCCACGAAGTCAAACTGCCCGCAGGCGACCTGATTTTGTACCCGTCGACCAGCGTGCACCGGGTGGAACCGGTCACGCGCGGCGTCCGCGTCTGCTCCTTCTTCTGGACCCAGAGCATGGTGCGCGACGACGGCCGCCGCGCCATGCTGCTGGAACTGGATCGCAACATCCAGGCGCTGCGCACGCGCCTCGGCGACAGCGAGGAAATGGTCGGCCTCACCGGCCACTACCATAACCTGCTGCGCCAGTGGAGCGAGGTCTAG
- a CDS encoding AAA domain-containing protein: MDIEIWDGGLQEEEIEAIEKIKIAFTDVPSEGKSPSRGGSLRDQLQSKIARNGMYPWKGYAGFRFVDAKGKEGEFDLVIVTHCNVIIVELKDWNHAPVTSRNDIWFKGDKNMGRSPVSVTRNKKFLLENKLKRLSSRFTNKNYAPRVYFFVVMTGNADFTRLPEVDLQHTKSLTEFLKFSDKGHFNDFFRPHPDAQVLNQDFSIFDELFLSSNIGPKALKIGGYSAVEEIFEHPKHIYKEYLATSELSKTTGALLRVWNFKKVEGNKSFTPQGRAEIVSREREVLQFINHQNRDLYHHCLRSLTSFEKDEVTSQYSEVYELPPGHVRFNEFVGKYGPALHATDRLNLAKLLLAKFSDLHEIRIAHRDIADHSLWLSPSKEIALSSFISAYHQPIGTVGDYRSSLSVGAVEVKEMLDGVSLTPFQQDVHALGLVCWHLLNGQRMSPKSLASVQDAMLASSEWYAGVLLNAVTAKFKDAETFFDALMRAEPQKEIAPTFDESELDVYRRPINHSRQYREDGDFLRETTDKEVYLSGGKLVKAWLNVGGEGSDPVVNFRVLSFLKRVDKLAAVNPVYLARILEYGLASKSSSLYLVTDFIDGTTWAEAVVQDAKKMDIIGKLASAVEHLHGLGISHGDIHPGNVMLGGEGSVYLIDVPDFSPDTAEVKNQQYSPEQVDGCSSFQRDIFAVIKMSSELLGIAWGEESNAYPVLAGAISAELEDVEFGFKDLGRFKKALTRGADAEAQQLVDVAVPNVDGIITILPDNGRLYVKVEASLKDAGEVMVTFSGIGGTFSAFYNKDQRCFLGGYPPHVRSSVHFREAQESQLEIGTAIRITAGRPAQLSELSELLRNDEAFERAIEILQESQPKAVDAELSQQVQEAFDRAGDPQDTESTELSVEISTPALWRAILDTETESSPHVELNGTALAPTDADGELILPYEADIDPLGSFASTDEVEALLIDQDGNEKNLGEVSLKKSALNEVRLTRIRSAARSLGDGDTIFFRTKQDRASYRKRKVALERLLDREGVVRDLLDLFDPGCRTAATRYDIDVTDTDFARYDREDQHGNKISLNEQQREAFKKLLNFGPLSLLQGPPGTGKTEFIAAFVHFLVEKLNVRRILLVSQSHEAVNTAAERIRKHCARLGTSLEVVRFSNREGAVSNGLKDVYSHAITAEKRELFNAEYRYRVAALSDALGLEAEFISKVVDAELKLFKQIDHLESLLARLAGIDDKEDIKSLKMIVAELDETIRAKLSADYGITLPRESKLSDAKTILLSQFCAEHGVRPNEARRVRALAKISGDMRDALSAERVNCDEFYARSRQLVTGTCVGIGQGHIGIHDNVYDFVIIDEAARSISSELAIAMQSAKRVLLVGDHLQLPPLYSDAHKTALARRLGINDKNTELDVVLRSDFARAFNSEYGSQTSAALLTQYRMAPPIGNLVSTTFYGGKLYNGARAIPDLYQHSPEALRSAVTWLDTSPLGGRAYHQSDRGVSIYNRCEAEQVIEVLKQISLNGPFLASLCELKDKEDALVGVICMYAEQKRLIRQKFNQEIWTDGFKELVKIDTVDSYQGKENRIIILSLTRSDKARTPGFLRTPNRINVAMSRAMDRLLIIGNADMWSNHNKDKPLGQVVSYMSGMGEGAGYRFVPALKKH, translated from the coding sequence TTGGACATCGAAATCTGGGACGGCGGTCTACAAGAAGAAGAGATCGAAGCAATCGAGAAAATCAAGATCGCCTTCACGGACGTTCCTTCTGAGGGCAAGTCGCCTAGCCGGGGTGGTTCGCTACGGGATCAACTTCAAAGCAAGATTGCGCGTAATGGTATGTACCCTTGGAAGGGCTACGCGGGCTTCCGGTTTGTTGACGCCAAGGGCAAGGAGGGGGAGTTCGACCTAGTGATCGTTACGCACTGTAACGTCATTATTGTCGAATTGAAGGATTGGAACCATGCACCGGTCACGTCGCGCAATGACATCTGGTTCAAAGGTGATAAGAACATGGGGCGGTCGCCTGTCTCAGTCACCCGGAACAAGAAATTTTTATTGGAAAATAAACTAAAGCGGCTTTCATCCCGATTTACCAATAAGAACTACGCCCCCCGCGTATATTTTTTCGTCGTCATGACCGGAAACGCGGATTTCACTCGACTTCCGGAAGTGGATTTGCAGCATACCAAGTCTTTGACGGAATTCTTGAAGTTTTCGGACAAGGGGCACTTCAACGATTTCTTCCGTCCACACCCCGATGCGCAAGTGCTGAATCAGGACTTTTCGATCTTCGATGAATTATTCCTAAGCTCTAATATCGGACCGAAGGCATTGAAAATCGGCGGCTATAGCGCGGTCGAGGAAATATTTGAGCACCCCAAACACATCTACAAGGAGTATTTGGCAACTTCCGAGCTTTCAAAAACCACCGGGGCGCTGCTCCGTGTCTGGAATTTCAAGAAAGTTGAAGGCAATAAGTCCTTTACTCCTCAGGGTCGGGCCGAGATTGTTTCGCGCGAGCGCGAGGTACTGCAGTTTATTAACCATCAAAACCGTGACCTGTATCACCATTGCCTCCGTTCGCTCACCAGTTTCGAGAAGGATGAAGTTACATCGCAGTACAGCGAAGTTTATGAGCTCCCACCGGGACACGTGAGGTTCAATGAATTCGTTGGCAAGTACGGGCCGGCGCTACACGCGACCGACCGGCTGAACCTGGCTAAGCTACTGCTTGCAAAATTTAGCGACCTGCACGAAATCAGGATTGCCCACCGCGACATCGCCGACCATAGCCTCTGGCTGTCGCCGTCCAAGGAAATAGCCCTTTCCAGCTTTATCTCGGCTTACCACCAGCCGATCGGCACGGTTGGGGATTACCGCAGCAGTCTATCGGTTGGTGCCGTTGAGGTGAAGGAAATGCTCGACGGTGTGTCGTTGACTCCATTTCAGCAGGACGTTCATGCTCTCGGGCTCGTCTGTTGGCACCTGCTGAATGGGCAGCGAATGTCTCCCAAGAGCTTAGCGAGTGTCCAAGACGCCATGCTGGCAAGCAGCGAGTGGTATGCCGGCGTGTTGCTCAATGCCGTAACTGCAAAGTTCAAGGATGCGGAGACATTCTTCGATGCGCTAATGCGCGCCGAGCCCCAGAAAGAAATCGCTCCGACCTTTGATGAAAGTGAGTTGGACGTCTACCGCCGTCCGATCAATCACTCTCGTCAGTATCGGGAGGACGGCGATTTCCTGCGCGAGACGACTGACAAGGAAGTCTACCTCTCAGGTGGCAAATTGGTTAAAGCCTGGCTGAACGTCGGGGGCGAAGGAAGCGACCCTGTCGTCAATTTCCGCGTGCTGTCGTTTTTAAAGCGGGTTGATAAACTTGCGGCCGTCAACCCAGTATACCTGGCCCGGATTCTCGAGTACGGCCTCGCATCCAAGTCGTCTAGTCTGTATCTGGTGACAGATTTCATCGACGGAACGACTTGGGCAGAGGCAGTAGTCCAAGACGCAAAAAAAATGGACATCATTGGCAAACTGGCGTCTGCCGTCGAGCACCTTCATGGGCTTGGAATTTCCCATGGCGACATCCATCCCGGCAATGTCATGCTCGGAGGAGAGGGCAGCGTTTACCTGATCGACGTCCCGGACTTCTCACCTGACACGGCGGAGGTCAAAAACCAGCAGTACAGCCCTGAGCAGGTTGATGGGTGCTCGTCATTCCAGCGCGACATTTTCGCCGTGATTAAAATGTCCAGCGAGTTGCTTGGGATCGCGTGGGGGGAGGAATCCAACGCATACCCCGTGCTCGCCGGTGCAATTAGCGCGGAACTGGAAGATGTCGAGTTCGGCTTCAAAGACCTAGGCCGTTTCAAAAAGGCGCTAACGCGGGGCGCAGACGCAGAGGCACAGCAGCTTGTCGATGTTGCTGTGCCCAATGTCGACGGCATAATCACGATCTTGCCCGACAACGGCCGCCTGTATGTTAAGGTCGAAGCATCCTTGAAAGACGCGGGCGAAGTGATGGTGACCTTTAGCGGTATTGGTGGGACGTTCTCGGCGTTCTACAACAAGGACCAGCGCTGCTTCTTGGGAGGATATCCGCCCCATGTACGTTCCAGCGTCCATTTCAGGGAAGCCCAGGAAAGCCAGCTCGAAATAGGTACCGCAATCCGCATCACGGCGGGTCGTCCTGCCCAACTATCCGAATTGTCTGAGCTTCTCCGCAATGACGAAGCGTTCGAACGGGCAATCGAAATACTCCAGGAATCGCAGCCCAAAGCCGTTGATGCTGAACTGAGCCAACAAGTTCAGGAAGCATTCGACCGAGCCGGAGATCCGCAGGACACGGAGAGTACTGAACTTTCAGTCGAAATTTCGACGCCGGCACTGTGGCGGGCAATTCTTGACACGGAGACAGAATCCAGTCCGCATGTTGAGTTGAACGGGACGGCGTTAGCACCTACCGATGCGGATGGAGAACTCATCCTTCCGTACGAAGCGGACATCGACCCGCTGGGTTCATTCGCAAGCACGGACGAGGTCGAAGCACTCCTGATTGACCAAGATGGAAACGAGAAAAACCTCGGTGAGGTCTCACTCAAGAAATCCGCGCTGAACGAGGTGAGATTGACCAGGATCAGGTCTGCCGCCCGCAGCCTCGGTGATGGCGACACCATCTTCTTCCGGACTAAGCAGGATCGCGCATCCTACCGGAAGCGGAAAGTCGCCCTGGAAAGGCTGCTGGACCGGGAAGGAGTCGTGCGAGACCTACTTGACTTGTTCGACCCTGGGTGTCGAACGGCAGCGACGAGGTATGACATTGACGTCACCGACACGGATTTCGCAAGGTACGACCGAGAAGACCAGCACGGAAACAAGATCAGCCTGAACGAGCAACAGCGCGAAGCTTTCAAGAAGCTGCTCAATTTTGGCCCGCTGTCCCTTTTGCAGGGGCCGCCTGGTACGGGAAAAACGGAGTTTATCGCCGCCTTCGTGCACTTCCTGGTCGAGAAACTGAATGTGAGACGTATTCTTCTAGTGAGTCAGTCTCATGAAGCTGTGAACACCGCAGCGGAACGCATCCGGAAGCACTGCGCAAGGCTCGGTACGTCGCTAGAAGTAGTAAGGTTCAGCAACCGAGAGGGCGCGGTATCCAATGGACTCAAAGATGTCTATTCCCATGCCATCACGGCTGAAAAGCGGGAATTATTCAATGCCGAGTACCGCTACCGCGTCGCGGCCCTTTCGGATGCGCTTGGGCTCGAGGCTGAGTTCATCTCGAAGGTGGTCGATGCTGAGCTGAAGCTGTTCAAGCAAATTGACCACCTTGAATCCTTGCTTGCGCGCCTCGCTGGCATTGACGACAAGGAAGACATTAAATCTCTCAAGATGATTGTGGCCGAGCTGGACGAGACCATCCGCGCGAAGCTATCGGCAGACTACGGTATCACCCTGCCGAGGGAATCCAAGCTCTCGGACGCTAAGACTATACTGCTGTCACAGTTTTGCGCAGAACACGGCGTGCGCCCTAACGAGGCGAGAAGAGTGCGCGCGCTGGCTAAGATTTCCGGGGATATGCGGGATGCCCTCTCAGCTGAGAGAGTCAACTGCGATGAGTTCTACGCGCGTTCAAGGCAGCTTGTCACGGGCACTTGCGTCGGCATTGGGCAGGGACACATCGGAATTCACGACAACGTTTATGACTTTGTGATTATCGACGAGGCAGCGCGCTCCATCTCCAGCGAACTGGCGATCGCAATGCAATCTGCGAAGCGCGTGCTGTTGGTAGGTGACCACCTGCAGTTGCCGCCGCTGTATTCCGATGCACACAAGACGGCCCTTGCGCGACGCCTGGGCATCAATGATAAGAACACGGAACTTGATGTTGTACTGCGAAGCGACTTTGCGCGGGCATTCAATTCCGAATACGGCAGCCAAACCAGTGCCGCCCTGCTGACCCAGTATCGCATGGCTCCGCCCATCGGCAACTTGGTGTCGACTACGTTCTACGGCGGGAAACTGTACAACGGTGCTCGGGCAATTCCCGACCTCTACCAGCACTCGCCAGAAGCGCTCAGGTCAGCTGTAACTTGGCTCGACACCTCGCCGCTCGGAGGGCGTGCGTATCACCAGAGCGACCGCGGAGTAAGTATCTACAACCGGTGCGAAGCCGAGCAGGTCATCGAAGTCCTCAAACAGATTTCATTGAACGGCCCGTTCCTCGCCAGCCTTTGCGAGCTCAAGGATAAGGAGGACGCACTTGTCGGCGTCATCTGCATGTATGCGGAACAAAAGCGGTTGATCCGGCAGAAGTTCAACCAAGAGATCTGGACAGATGGCTTCAAGGAACTGGTGAAGATCGATACTGTCGACAGTTACCAAGGCAAAGAGAACAGGATCATCATTCTGAGTCTTACACGTTCTGATAAAGCCCGGACGCCCGGCTTTCTGCGGACGCCGAACCGGATCAATGTCGCGATGTCGCGCGCAATGGACAGGTTGCTAATTATCGGCAATGCCGACATGTGGAGCAATCATAACAAGGACAAGCCGCTCGGTCAGGTTGTTTCCTACATGAGCGGTATGGGCGAGGGAGCCGGATATCGGTTCGTGCCCGCACTAAAGAAGCACTAA